In bacterium, the sequence GACGAGGTCCTGCCCGATGGCAGCCGGATGATCACCCTGCAGGCCACCGGTGAGCCCACCATGGCCGCGATCGCCCGGCACGGCGAGCTGCCGCTGCCCCCGTACATCCAGGCCAAGGCCGAGGATCCGGGTCGATACCAGACGGTCTACGCCCGCGAAGAGGGGGCCGTGGCCGCTCCGACCGCCGGCCTCCACTTCACGCCGGCCCTTTTGGAGGCCGCCCGGGCCAAGGGGGTCGAGATCACCCAGGTCACCCTCCACACCGGAATGGGGACCTTCAAGCCGGTGAGCGTTGAGGACCTGACGGACCACGAGATGCACGCGGAGCGCTACCGCCTGAGCGCCGAAACGGTCGAGGCCGTGGCGCGGACCAAGGCCCGTGGCGGCCGGGTCATCGCGGTCGGGACCACCGCCGTTCGGACCCTGGAGCACTGCGCCGAGAGCGGAGAGCTGGTGGCAGGCTCCGGCGAGACCCGCATTTTCATCTACCCGGGCTATCGCTTTCGGGTGGTGGATGCCCTCGTCACCAACTTCCACCTGCCCAAGTCCACCCTGCTGATGCTCGTCTCGGCCTTCGCCGACCAGAAGCGGCCGGGGGGCCTCGGCGGGCGCGAGCTGATGCTCGAAACCTACGCCGAGGCGATCGCCGAAGCGTACCGCTTCTACTCGTTCGGGGACGCCACCCTGATGCTCTGACCCCCTCGCTTGTCCCAGTGGGGAGCGAGGGGTATAATCCAGGCAGGATCTTATTTGGAGGTTTAACGAGATGGTGAATCTTACCCAAGAGGCCACGTCCAAGTTGACGTTGACGGTGACCCCCGAGGCCGCGACCCACATCAAGGAAGCGCTCGGCGCCCAGTCGCGCACCGATCTCGCGCTGCGCCTCTACATCAAGCCGGGCGGCTGCAGCGGCTTCGGCTACGGCATGGGGCTCGACTCCGCCAAGGCCGGCGATCTGAGCTTCGACCACGACGGCATCCCCGTGGTGATCGACCCCCACAGCGCCCCCTACCTCGAAGGTGCCGAGGTCGGCTACCGCGTCGAGGCCATGGGTGGCGGCTTCACCATCACCAGCCCCCACGTTTCTTCGGGCGGCGGCTGCGGCTCGGGTGGTTGCGGGTCGGGCGGCTGCGGCACCGGCCACAGCCAGGAAGCGCCTGCTGCCAAGTCGGGCGGTTGCGGCTCGGGCTGCGGTTGCGGCTAAACTTCTGCTACTAATCGGCGCCCGGCCTGCTTTGCCGGGCGCCGCTTTTCGTTGAATCGTCCAAGAACTCGCACCGAAGGAGCTCGCCTATGCTCGTCGTCATGGCTCAGGATGCCCAACCCACCGACGTGGAGCGTGTCATCGCGGCGATCCGCGAGATGGGCTTCGAGGCGCGCCCCATGCCGAGCGAGCGCCGCACGGCCATCGGCGTGGTCGGCAACGACCGCCGCGTCGACTCGAGCACCATCGAAGGCCTGCCCGGCGTGGCCGAGGTGATCCACGTCTCGGCCCCCTACAAGCTCGTCAGCCGCGAGTGGCAGGCCCGCGACACCGTCATCGCCCTGCCCAACGGGGTAGAGATCGGCGGCTCCCAGGTCGTCGTGATGGCGGGGCCCTGCGGGGTCGAGAGCGAGCAGCAGCTGATGGAGACGGCCGAGGCCGTGGCCAAGGCCGGCGCCCGCGTGCTGCGCGGCGGCGCCTTCAAGCCCCGCACCAGCCCTTACTCCTTCCAGGGGATGGGCCTCGAAGGCCTCAAGCTGCTCGCCAAGGCGCGCGACGCCTACGGTCTGGCCATCATCACCGAGGCGATCGATCCCGAGAGCCTGGACATGGTCGAGGAGTACGCCGACATCATCCAGCTCGGCGCGCGCAACATGCAGAACTTCGCCCTGCTCAAGCGGGCCGGCCGCGCCAAGAAGCCCGTCATGCTCAAGCGCGGGCCGTCGGCCACCCTCAAGGAGTGGTTGCTCGCCGCCGAGTACATCCTCGCCGAGGGCAACACCCAGGTCATCATGTGCGAGCGCGGGGTCCGCAGCTTCGAGGACTACACCCGCAACATGTTCGACCTCAACGCCATCCCGGTCATCAAGCAGCTCTCGCACCTGCCGGTGGTGGGGGATCCCTCGCACGGCACCGGCCGCCGCGAGCTGGTCTCGCCGGTCTCGCGCGGGGCGATCGCCGCGGGTGCTGACGGCATCATCGTCGAGGTCCACCGCAACCCGCAAGAGGCCAAGAGCGACGGGATGCAGAGCCTCTATCCGACCCAGTTCGAAGAGCTGATGAAGGGCCTGCGCGCCACGGCCGAGAGCCTCGGCCGAACCCTGTAAAGCCTTAATCCTTCCCCACGAAGATGCGGCTCGGGAACGACGTTCCCGGGCCCACCAGCTTGGCGTAGGTGGCCTGGTTGATCATCTGGCCCGTGACGATCGACCCGTCCTTGACCGTCAGGGCGATCGCGCGCTTCGGGCTGAGCTTGGCGATGAACAAGAGGCCCCCCGGCCCCGACCAGACCTGGGCGGGGCGCTGGATGGCCTTGGCCAGCTGGTCGAGGCTCACGTCGGGCAATTCGGTGTACACCCGGGTCCAACCGTGGCCCTCGGGGCCCGGTGCGCCGTCCTTCAGCACGATCGCCGCGCCCAGGGCGCTGACGGGCGGCTTGTAACGAGCGATGACCCGCTCGCCCGCAGCCGCCGGCGTGGGCTCGGGGGTGGGGGCGGCGGCTTCCTTCAGGTCGATCCGAACAGAGCTCTGGCGGTAGGGGGTGGCGGCCTCGCCCACGATGAGGATCGCCTCCTGGACTTCCTCGTCGAGGGGGAAGAGCAGGGTGGCCTGGATCGTCTGGCCGTTGCTGGTCGGCAGGAAGTGGGTGGTCCGGTCGGGGGGCGCGCCCTTGGCGGGCGGTGCCGGCACGAAGAGGACGCTGCCCTCGTCACCGGGCTCCATGTGGATGAAGAGGCGCTTGGCGCCGATCCGGTTCTCGATTGTCAGGGAAACGCGCACGGTGCGCTTGCCGCGCGCGACCTCGCCCACTTGGATGTCGAAGTCCTCGGCAGCAGCAGGTTGCACGGCGGCCGGGCGCGGCGCCTGGGCAGGCGCGCCGGGGGCGCTTGCGAGCATGAGGGCGAGCGATAGTGATGGAAGCAAGACCTTTTCTCCAAGTCGGTTCTTGAAGTTGTACCGCGAGCGAGCGCCCCTCGTCGAGCCTTCGGCTTGTGCTAGCATGGCCGTATGCAGAAACTTCGAGCCTTCGCCGAGTCCCTCGCCACGGGTGCCGGGAGCATCCTGCGCGAGCACCACGGCAAACGTCACACCATTGAGTATAAGGGAGAGATCGACCTGGTCACCGAGGTCGATCGCGCCGCCGAGGCCTACATGCGCGCGCGCATCGCCGAGATCTACCCGGATCACGAGATCCTGGGCGAGGAGGAGGGCCTCAAGACCTCCGGGTCGGCCTATCGCTGGCTCTTGGATCCGGTGGACGGCACCACCAACTACGCCCACGGCTTCCCCTACTACTGCGTCTCGGTCGGCCTCGAGCACGAGGGCCGCGTCATCGTGGGGGCGGTCTACAACCCGATGCTCGACGAGTTGTTCAGCGCGGCTCTCGGCGAGGGTGCGACCCTCAACGGCACGCCGATCGCGGTCTCCGAGACCACCGAGCTTCGCCGCTCGCTGCTCACCACCGGCTTCCCCTATCACGTCATCCAGGAGGGCAGCAACCTGCCCTTGTTCATCCGCTTTCTCTACCGCTGCCAGGCGGTGCGGCGGGCAGGATCGGCGGCTCTCGACCTGTGCCACGTGGCCTGCGGCCGCTACGACGGCTTCTGGGAGCCGGGCCTCTCGGCCTGGGATGTGGCGGCGGGCTCGCTCATCGTCCAGGAGGCGGGCGGGCGCATGAGCGACTACCAGGGCAACCCCTTCGACCCTTACGCCAAGGAGCTGCTCGCGTCGAACGGCCCGCTGCACGAGGCCATGATGGCGGTCATCAACGAGCAGAATCCCGACTGACCGGAGGTTTGGCATGAAACGCGCCTTGGCGCTCGCTCTCGTGGCGGCGACCCTGTGGACGGCAGGGGCGTCGCCCCTCGTCGCCCCTGCTTCGGCCTTCCCGTTCTCCTTCGAGTCCGAGACGCAGGTCCGGCAGGCCTTCGAGACGACTCTGCAGGAGTATCGCCAGGCCCTCGCCGAAGGCGCCGGGCCTGATTGGCAGGCCTATATCGATCGCTTCGAGGCCTTCCGAGGCCGGCTCAAGGGCAAGGTCTGGGAGCGCCGCATGGAGGCCGTCCTCATGGACTGTGCCGCCCGCGCGGGTGCTGCGGTCGATGGCCGTGGCGTCCTCGACGCCGATGCGCCCGACTGGCTCCTCTTGGCCGGGGGACAGGCTCTTTCGCAGACGGATGCCGCCGAGGCCCGCGAGGCTTATGGCCGTTTGATCGAGGATTACCCCAAGAGCCCGCTCGTCGGCGAGGCCCGCATGGCCCTCGGCGAGTTGCTCTTGGCCTCGGATCCCGCCGCCGCGGCGCGCCACCTCTTGCCGCTCGCACGGGCGGGGACGGTAGAGCCGCTCGCCGAGCGCGCCCTCTTCTTGCTCGGAACCCAGGGTCCCGAGGCGGAGCGCCTTGCGCGCCTGCGCGAGCACCGCGCGCGCTACCCGAAGGGGCCCAATCGCTTCGCGGTGGCCCGGGCCCTCTCCAAGCAGGAGGACCTGAGCGCTACCGAGCGCCTGGATCTGGCGGGCATCTTGCTGGAGGCGGCCGAGTACGGGCCTGCCGAGCGTTTGCTCAAGGGGCTCAAGTCGGGGCTTGCGGTCTTCCGACAGGGACGGGCCGCCTGGCGCCTGGGGGACTACGACCGGGGCGTGACCCTGCTCAAGAAGGCCATGGTGCTCGATCCGTCCCTCAAGGCGCGCGCGCTCGTGACCCTCGGCCAGCTCGAAGAGAAGCGCAAGCGCCGTCCCCAGGCGATCGCCTACTACCGCGAGGCCGCCAAGGACAAGGGCGACGCCGGTCTCGAGGCCTACACGCGCTGGAGCGCCATGTACCGCCGAGTGGACGACGAAGACAACGCCAAGGTCGTCGACTTGCGCCTGATCCAGGCTTTCCCCCGCTCCGAGGAGGCCACCGAGGCGCGCTGGCGCTTCCTGTGGCGAGCCTACCAGGCCAAGCGCTACGACGAGGCCAAGCTTTGGGCCCAGCGCATGGGCGACGCCATCCTGGTCAAGGTGCAGGGCCCCTCGGGGCTCTACTGGCTCGGGCGCCTTGCAGAGCGCGAGGGCGATCGCGAGGAGGCCCGCGCGAGCTATCAGCGGGTCTTGACCAAGAGCCCGCGCTCGTACTACGGCTGGCGCTCGCGCTTCCGCCTGGCGGCGCTCGACGAGGGCAAGCCCGATCCGGGCTTCGCGGTGCGCCCGGTCGAGGTCTCGCCGCGCGCCGAGGACCTCACGCCCCTCTTCGAAACCAAGCCTCCCAAGGGCGACTACCTGCGGCAGATCGCGGCCTTCCCCGCTCCGCTCAAGGAGCTGATTTATCTCGGTCAGGTGGACCCTGCCCTGCGGCACGCGCAGCGCACGGGGGCCTCGGACGACCTGAAGGCCTGGCTCTCGTTGCAGGGCGGGCGCTACTCCAAGGCGATCGCCTTCTCGGAGGGCGTCGATCCTTACCTGAGCTATCCGCTGGGCTACTACCCCCTGGTCAAGGCCGCGGCCGATCCGCAGGGGATCGACCCCCTGCTCTTCACCTCGCTGGTCAAGCAGGAGAGCCTCTTCGACCCGCAGGCGCGGTCGTGGGTGGGGGCCATGGGCCTCAGCCAGCTGATGCCGGGCACCGCCGAGTGGGTGGGCAAGAAGGTGCCGGGGCCCGTCAAAGCCCTGACGGACCCCTTCTGGAACCTCAAGCTGGGGGCTTATTACCTCTCCTGGGTGCAGAAGCGCCTGTCGGACCAGCCGGTCTTCGCGGTGGCGGCTTACAACGCGGGCCCCAACGCGGTCAAGAAGTGGATCGACGCCAACGGCCACCAGGACGTGGACGTGTGGGTCGAGCTGATCCCCTACCCGGAGACGCGCCACTACGTGAAGAAGGTCTTTGGGAACTACTGGACCTATCAGGCGTTGTACGGCAAATAAGCAGCGGGGGCGGCCCATCGGCCGCCCCCGCTTTCTGGGTGGTTACTGGTTGACCAGCAGCTCTTCGAGTTGCTCGCGGCTGACCACGTACTGCTCGTTGCAGAAGTGGCAGGTGGCCTCGGCCTGGCCCTGCTCTTCGATGATCTCGCGGATCTCGGTGGGACCGAGGCTCGCCAGCGCGCGCATGACGCGATCGGTCGAGCAGGGGCACTCGAAGCGGACCGACTCCTCGCTGTGGAGGATCTCGACGGCGAAGCCCGAGAGCGCCGCGTGGAGGATCTTGTCGAGGCTACCGTACTGCCGCGCGAGCTGGGTGAAAGAGGGCAGTTTGCTGAGGGTCTCCTCCAGGCGCTCGGCGATCTCGTCGCCGGCATCCGGCATCAGCTGGACCAAAAGGCCGCCCGAGACCTCGACCTCGCCGCTCGGCTGGACGAAGATGCCCAGCGAGAGCGCCGACGGGGTCTGCATGGAGGTGGCCATGTAGTGGGTGAAGTCCTCGCCCAGCTCGCCGCTGACCAGCTCGACCGTGCCGGTGTAGGGCTGGCCGCCCAGACCGTTGTCGTGGGTGATCGAGAGGGTGCCCGAGCGGCCCACGGCGCCGCCCACGTCGAGGGTGCCGTGGGGAGTGGGGGGCAGGTAGGTGTCGGGGCGCGAGACGTAGCCCCGCACGGCGCCGTTGGCGCGCGCATCGACCAGGATCAGGCCCAGGGGGCCGTCGCCCATCACCCGGATGGTGAGGCTGCCGCGGGGATCCTTCATGGTGGCCGACGCGACCAGGAGGCCGGCGCCGAGGGCCTTGCCGAGCGCCGCCGAGGCGGTCGGGCTCGTGGCGTGGCGTCGGCAGGCCTCGTTGACCGTCTCGGTCGTGAAGGCGGCGACGGCCCGGATGCGGCCGTCGGCGGCGGTGGCTTTGATCAGGGTATCAGGCATGGCGAAATCCTATTCGAGGGTCAGTTTTCACGCGGCAATTCGAGACATTCTATCATGGTGTAGAATCGGATGGTTCTTGAATTTGACCCCCCTTTCCCCGCTTTCCCATCCACCAAAGGAGCTCGGATGAAGGATCTTGCCCATCGGGCGCTGAACCGTGCGCAGTTGTCGGGCGCGGACTACGCCGACGTGCGCTTCGTGAAGCGCGCCTTCGAGACCATCACCGTCAAGGACGGCCACCTAGCGGGCCTTTCCCTGGACGAGAGCGAGGGCTTCGGCATCCGGGCCCTCTACCGCGGGTCGTGGGGCTTCGCCTCGAGCGCGCTGGTCACCCCCGACGAGGTGGAGCGCGTCGCCGCCCTCGCGACGGCCATCGCCAAGGCCAGCCACACCGTGCAGCGCGAGAAGGTCGAGCTGGGGCCGCCGGTCGCCACGGTGGGGTATTACGAGACCCCCGTCGGCGAGGACCCCTTCGCTGTCTCGCTCGAAGAGAAGATCGCCCTCCTGATGGCGGCCGACGCCGAGATGCGCGCCGTCCCCGGGATCCGGGCGACCGAGGCATCGCTCGGCTGCCAGCGCGAAGAGAAGACCTTCGCCTCGACCGAGGGGGCCTACATCGAGCAGGTCCTCACCGAGACCGGCTGCGGCATCGCGGCCACCGCCGTGGGCGAGGGGGACGTGCAGCGCCGCAGCTACCCCAACAGCTTCGGCCGGCACCAGGCCACGCGCGGCTTCGAGCTGGTGCGCGAGGTGGATCTGGTGGGCAACGCCCGCCGCATCGCCGAGGAGGCGGCTTCGCTGCTCACGGCGCCGGTCTGCCCCTCTGGGGTCACGACCCTGGTGCTCGATCCGACCCAGCTGGCCCTTCAGGTCCACGAGTCCATCGGCCATGCCATCGAGCTGGACCGGGTCTTCGGCATGGAGGCCTCCTTTGCGGGCACGAGCTTCCTCGACCCTGGCATGCTCGACGGCTTCCGCTACGGCTCCGAGATCGTCAACGTGACGGCCGACGCGACGGCACCGGGCGGCCTCGGGACCTTCGGCTACGACGATGAGGGGATGCCCGCGCAGCGCGCGCCGATCATCGAACAGGGCATGTTCAAGGGCTTCCTCAGCTCCCGCGAGACGGCTTCCAAGATCGGCCGGGAGTCCAACGCCACCATGCGCGCCGACGGCTGGGAGCGCATGCCCATGATCCGCATGACCAACATCAACCTCGAACCGGGTGAGCACAGCTTCGAGCGCCTCATCGGCGAGGTCGAGGACGGCATCTACATGCACACCAACAAGAGCTGGAGCATCGACGACAAGCGCGTCAACTTCCAGTTCGGCTGCGAGATCGCCTGGGAGATCAAGGGCGGGAAGCTCGGGCGCCTGCTCAAGAACCCGACCTACACCGGCCTGACCCCCGAGTTCTGGGCCAACTGTGACGCCATCGGCGATGCGAGCCAGTGGCAGATCTGGGGCACTCCGAACTGCGGCAAGGGCCAGCCCGGCCAGACGGCCCACGTGGGCCACGGCGCCGCACCCGCCCGCTTCCGCAACGTCCGCGTGGGGATTCTGTCATGACCGTGACTTCAAAGCATCTGGCCGAGCGCGTCCTCTCTCTTTCGCAGGCCGCCGAGACCGAAGTGCTCGTCGCCGAGCGCGAGAGCCACCTGACCCGCTTCGCCAATTCCGAGATCCACCAGAACGTCTCGGAGCGCAACACCGAGGTCCGCGTGCGGGTCATCGAGGGCGGACGCGTCGGCGTCGCTTCGACCAACGACCTCTCGGAGGCCTCGCTCGCGCGCCTGGTCGAGCGCGCCCGCATGCTCGCGCGCTATGCGCCCCCCTGCGACCTGCCGCCCCTGCCGGGGCCGCAGCGCTACGCGGCGGTGCCCCACGCCTATGCGGCCGCCACTGCAGCGGCTACTCCCGAGGACCGCGCCCGGGTGGCAGGGGTGGCCTGCCGCCTGGCTCTGGCGGCGGGCCTCAACGCCTTCGGCGCCTTCGAGACCGCCGCGGGCCGCCGCACGATCGCCAACTCGCGCGGCCTCTTCGTGACCCAGGAGGCCACCAAGGCCGACTACAACCTGGTCGTGATGGGCGCCGACTCGTCGGGCTACTCTTCCTTTACCGCCGCGGACGTGGCTGGGCTCGATGCCGAGGCCCTCGCGTGGGTGGCCATCAACAAGGCGCTCAAGAGCGCGCACCCGGTGGCCATCGAGCCCGGTGCCTACACCGTCCTGCTCGAGGAGGACGCCGTGGCGGATCTGCTTGACCACGTGGCAGCGGCGGGCTTCGGGGGCCAGGGGCTGGTCGACGGCGTCTCGTTCGTGGCGGGGCGCCTGGGCGATCGCCTTTTCGGCTCGAACGTGACGGTCTGGGACGATCCGCTGGGGGCCGAGATGCTGCCGGCGGCCTTCGACGCCGAAGGGGTGGGCAAGGAGCGTCTCTGCCTGATCGAGAAGGGGGTCGTTCGCGGGGTCGCCCACGACTCCTTCACCGCCCATCAGCTTGGGGTGGCTTCGACGGGCCACGCCTTCCCGGCGCCCAGCACCTCGGGTCCCCATCCCAGCCATTTGCGACTGGAGGCGGGCGATGCGACCAAGGCCGATATGCTGCGCGGGATCGAGCGGGGCATCCTCGTCACCCGCTTCCACTACACCAACCTGGCGGACGCGCACACGGCGACCATCACGGGCATGACCCGCGACGGCACCTTCTTGATCGAGAACGGCGAGGTGACGCGCCCCCTCAAGAACCTGCGCTTCACCTCGGGGGGCATCGACGCCCTGAACAACGTGCGGGCGATCGCAAGGGACACCAAGCTCGTGCCCGGCTGGTACGGGGCGACCCGTGCCCCGGCGCTGGTGGTGGATGGCTTCCGCTTCTCGGGGGCGACGCTCTTCTAGGTGCCTGCGCTCTTCTCGATCTCGGGGTGCCACGCCAGGTAGCGGATCACATCCGACTGGCTGAGCATCCCGATCACCCGCCCCTCCTCCACCACGGGTAGGCGTCCCACGTCGAGCTGGCTGAAGCGCTGGAGCGCATCGGCCACGCTGGCGTGCGGATCCAACGCCTGGGCGTCGCCCAGCGGGGTCATGACCTCGCGGACCCGCCGGCGCGACCACTCTTCCGGGGGGACGGCCTTGACCTGCTTGGCTTGCAGCAGTCCGTCCAGATGGCCGTCGACGACCGGGTAGCCCTCGTAGGGGTAACGCAAGAGGTAGTCGTCCACCACCGCCGAGAGGGTCATGTCCGGGTCGAGCACCTGCGGGTCGCGCGTCATGAGGTCGCCGACCCCCACCCCCGAGAGCGCCGCGTGCAGGACCATCTCGCCGTACTGGCTGGCTGCCGCCTGGAAGAGCAAGTACCCGATGAAGCCGATCCAGATGGCCCCGAACAGGTCGCCGGCCATCACCCGCAAGAGCCCCCAGAGCATCAAGAGACCGCCGACGATCTGACCGCCGCGCGAGGCGATGCGGGTGGCGCGCCGCAGGCTGCCCGTGGCTTGCCAGGCGGCGGCGCGCAGCACGCGCCCCCCGTCGAGGGGGAAGCCCGGCAGGAGGTTGAAGAGGCCGAGGGCCAGGTTGACCACCGCAAGCCAGGCGCAGACCCCGGCGGCGGCGAAGAAGCCCGGCATGGTGTCCAGGCCGCGCGCCAAGAGGGCGAAGAGGGCGCCCAGGGCGAAGCTCATCAAGGGGCCCGCGATCGCCACCTTGAACTCGATGGCGGGGCTCGGCAGCTCCTGGGTGGTCTCGGAGATGCCCCCGAAGACGAACAGCACGATCCGGCGCACCCGCAGGCCGAAGTGCTGGCTGACCAGCGAGTGCGAGAGCTCGTGGGCGATGAGCGAGGCGAAGAAGAGCACCGTCGTCACCGCCCCCATGAGGAGGTAGACGCCGCGGCCGAGGCCAGGGTAGGTCATCGGGAAGACCGCCGCGCTCAACGACCAGAAGATGATGGTGAAGATGATGAGCCAGGAGACGTTGATCTCGATGGGAATTCCGAACAGGGTGGCGATCCGGAAGCCTTTCACGCCTGCCTCCTCTCGTCGGGGTGTGCGCCCACCATACGCCATGCCGCGCCGGAACCCAATCAACAACCGAGGCACCTGGGGGTCTGACGCGCCTTGTGGCGCGCTTTCTAGGAGATATGATCCCGCTGCGTCACCCCTTCATTCATTCGGAAAGGAGGTTCGTCATGGCCCTCACGCGATGGGAACCCATGGGCGTTCGTACGCTCAGAGACCAGATCAACCGGATGTTCGAGGACGTCATGACCCCGGCCCTGCGCGGCGGGTTCGGCCTGATGGGGCCGGCGCTCGACGTGTACGAGAAGGACGGCGAGGTCTTCATCGAGGCCGAATTGCCCGGGATGGACATCAAGGACGTCGAGATCACCTCGACCGAGAACACCTTGACCCTCAAGGGCGAGACCACGCGGGAAACCGAGGTCAAGGAGGAGAACTTCCATCGGGCGGAGCGGCGCTTCGGCTCGTTCGTGCGCACGGTCGAGCTGCCGAGCCCGATCAATCCCGAGCAGGCCAGGGCGTCCTTCAAGGATGGCGTGCTGACCATCCATGCGCCACTCGCCGCCGGCGCGACCCCCAAGCGGATCTCCGTCGAGGGCGAACAGGCCCGAGGTGAGTTGCCGCGGACCGAGCAGCCGCAAGGCGAGCCGCCCAAGAACGAGCAGATACCGATGAGCTAGTCGAGGCTTCGAGCGGGGTAACCCGCTCGAACCCTTTTTTTCATGCCGTATAATGGAGCGTCCGCTCGTTGAGGGGGGCTCCATGATTCGCATTCGGGACATCAAGAAGCGTTACCAGGCCGGTGATCAGGCCATCTTCGCCCTCGCCGGAGTGAGCCTCGACATCCAGGAGGGCGAGTTCGTCGCCATCATGGGCACGAGCGGCTCTGGCAAGTCCACGCTCATGAACATCATCGGCTGCCTGGATCGGGCGAGCGAGGGCGAGTACGCCCTGGACGGCCTGCCCATCGGTCAGTACGACGACAACGCCCTGGCCAAGGTCCGCAACCAGAAGCTGGGCTTCGTCTTCCAGAGCTTCAACCTCTTGCCCCGCACCACGGCCCTCGAGAACGTGGAGCTGCCCTTGCTCTACGCGGGGATCAAGCCCGCCGAGCGCAAGGCCCGGGCCCTGGAGGCCCTGGAGCGGGTGGGGCTCGCCAACCGTGCCGACCACACCCCGAGCCAGCTCTCGGGCGGTCAGCAGCAGCGGGTGGCCATCGCCCGCGCCATCGTCAACCGGCCCAAGATCCTCTTGGCCGACGAGCCGACCGGTGCCCTCGACTCGCGGACCAGCGACGAGATCATGGCCCTCTTCACGGCGCTCAACGC encodes:
- a CDS encoding site-2 protease family protein — its product is MKGFRIATLFGIPIEINVSWLIIFTIIFWSLSAAVFPMTYPGLGRGVYLLMGAVTTVLFFASLIAHELSHSLVSQHFGLRVRRIVLFVFGGISETTQELPSPAIEFKVAIAGPLMSFALGALFALLARGLDTMPGFFAAAGVCAWLAVVNLALGLFNLLPGFPLDGGRVLRAAAWQATGSLRRATRIASRGGQIVGGLLMLWGLLRVMAGDLFGAIWIGFIGYLLFQAAASQYGEMVLHAALSGVGVGDLMTRDPQVLDPDMTLSAVVDDYLLRYPYEGYPVVDGHLDGLLQAKQVKAVPPEEWSRRRVREVMTPLGDAQALDPHASVADALQRFSQLDVGRLPVVEEGRVIGMLSQSDVIRYLAWHPEIEKSAGT
- a CDS encoding ABC transporter ATP-binding protein — encoded protein: MIRIRDIKKRYQAGDQAIFALAGVSLDIQEGEFVAIMGTSGSGKSTLMNIIGCLDRASEGEYALDGLPIGQYDDNALAKVRNQKLGFVFQSFNLLPRTTALENVELPLLYAGIKPAERKARALEALERVGLANRADHTPSQLSGGQQQRVAIARAIVNRPKILLADEPTGALDSRTSDEIMALFTALNAQGMTLVLVTHEPDVAAYARRIIRFKDGRILSDEANVPTRSLSV
- a CDS encoding Hsp20/alpha crystallin family protein, whose amino-acid sequence is MALTRWEPMGVRTLRDQINRMFEDVMTPALRGGFGLMGPALDVYEKDGEVFIEAELPGMDIKDVEITSTENTLTLKGETTRETEVKEENFHRAERRFGSFVRTVELPSPINPEQARASFKDGVLTIHAPLAAGATPKRISVEGEQARGELPRTEQPQGEPPKNEQIPMS